From the Bacteroidota bacterium genome, one window contains:
- a CDS encoding LacI family DNA-binding transcriptional regulator encodes MKHVTIKDVAKRLNCSVSTVSRAFNDKYDIRKDTQEMILTAAKEMGYSPNPIAKSLLKQCSNQIGVVVPEFINSFFPEVIIGIQEVFIKKGYQVLIQQSGESHVTELENVKTLENNMVDGMIISLSLETKNVDYYKELIKRGFPLVFFNRVSNELDTSKVLIDDYKWAFFATEHLIYQGFKKIFHFAGPEELMLSQNRKNGFIDAHRKHKLPFTENNIIETGLMIWDGERVMEKLINENNIPEAIFAVNDPTAIGAMQMLKKHGYKIPEDVALVGFTESKLAELIEPPLTSVAQPTLEIGRTAAKLLLEQIESKGIFVPQTVILNGRLNVRESSMKLK; translated from the coding sequence ATGAAACATGTTACAATAAAAGATGTAGCCAAACGGCTGAACTGTTCGGTATCAACAGTTTCAAGAGCGTTTAACGACAAATACGATATCCGGAAAGACACCCAGGAAATGATTCTGACTGCAGCCAAAGAAATGGGATACTCCCCCAACCCAATAGCTAAAAGTTTACTCAAACAGTGTTCAAATCAGATTGGTGTGGTTGTACCCGAATTTATTAACTCATTCTTTCCTGAAGTGATCATAGGAATTCAGGAAGTTTTTATAAAAAAAGGTTATCAGGTACTGATCCAGCAATCGGGCGAATCACATGTTACAGAACTTGAGAATGTGAAAACCCTCGAAAACAATATGGTTGACGGAATGATTATCTCTCTTTCGCTTGAAACGAAAAATGTAGATTACTATAAAGAACTGATCAAACGGGGATTTCCTCTGGTCTTTTTCAACCGGGTATCAAACGAACTGGACACTTCCAAAGTACTGATTGACGATTATAAATGGGCCTTTTTTGCGACCGAACATTTAATCTATCAGGGTTTTAAAAAGATCTTTCACTTTGCCGGACCCGAAGAGTTAATGTTATCGCAAAACCGCAAAAATGGTTTTATTGATGCCCATAGAAAGCACAAATTACCTTTTACCGAAAATAACATCATCGAAACCGGACTTATGATTTGGGATGGTGAGCGGGTGATGGAAAAACTAATTAATGAAAACAATATTCCGGAAGCAATATTTGCAGTGAATGATCCAACTGCCATTGGCGCCATGCAAATGTTGAAAAAGCACGGCTACAAAATTCCCGAAGATGTGGCTCTGGTCGGGTTTACCGAATCGAAACTGGCGGAGCTAATAGAACCTCCGTTAACCAGCGTGGCACAACCCACCCTGGAAATTGGAAGGACTGCGGCTAAACTTTTACTCGAGCAAATTGAATCAAAAGGAATTTTTGTTCCGCAAACGGTAATACTAAATGGGCGATTAAATGTCAGGGAATCGTCGATGAAATTGAAATAG